GattcaaagaaaatagaatataatggatttggcctataggaaaaaataaataaaattgtcAACTGCTAAGACCTGtgcgcatttttattttttttcattggaattgttgcatgcatacatattttttaaaagcaacAGTTATCGAACAAAAGCCAATGCATGACAAAAATGAGGTTGATCTGTCTTGTATGACTAGAGTAAATTCAATGCCTGTAAAAAACTAATGTCAAATTTTGATGCAATATATATTATGAAATTTTAGTGTTCAATACTATTATGAAATGAAGACTTTACTTACCGATTTTCGGCCTTACACACATGTCTGTATGGAATGCTGTATCCCCGTATAAaacgcggactgcggacagctGCCCTGAGAAATTGCGGACTGCTGTAAAAAATTTCgggccagtccgcaggtgaaagtccgcagtttctcctgtccgcagtccgcgtccgcattttatcctggccccCATGATGGGAACATTAGGAAAGTCGTCTTAACTAGTGTAGTACCACCTGTTGTTATgcttaatttttaaaaaaagataagcttaaaattaaaagatttTCAGTGTTATTGGGTTTTTCCAGtgtcaaaaaattttacaatggCAAAGAAATCGCTTCCGGCCAGCCGATTGGACTACGATTATTTGTTAAAGTTTTTAGCTTTAGGTATGAAAGCTACAGATATGATGAAATTATAATTATAAAGAACCGTAACGAAGAAATTCAAACTTTGCCATTTAGGAAATGCTGGAGTTGGGAAGACAAGTACATACTTTTCTATTATTCATGCTACAGAAATCCTAACTTGGTCAGAACTTGATCTTTGAACAGGTTTCCTTTATCAGTATACAGATGGTATATTCCATTCAAAGTTTACAACAACTGTTGGAATAGATTTTAGAGAAAAGCGTGTAGTATACCGATCTAAAACTGTAGAAGGCATGCAAGGCAAAAGTCAGAGAATTCATTTGCAGTTATGGGTAATGAATAGTCTTTCCCTTTTAAGTGctacaaaataattttttgtttcttctaaAGGATACTGCTGGCCAAGAAAGGTACATAGATCTATATTTTCATTTCCCTTGTGGTTctaacctttttttctttgggggTTGTGTTTGCATTCTGCAGGTTTAGAAGTCTTACAACAGCATTTTTTAGAGATTCCATGGGATTTTTATTGCTCTTTGATTTAACAAATGAACAATCATTTTTATCAATCCGTGGCTGGCTAGAACAGTTAAAGGTAATCATACTAAAAAATAGTTATAGTTTGAAGAAAATTTTGTCAGCAAAACTTATAAGTTATCAAATGGTAATTTTGTGTGGTGAGCATTTGTGTTGTTTAATATAATGGCAATTCTGTTACTTTCAAGACTCATGCTTATACAGACAATCCAGATATTGTACTTTGTGGGAACAAAGCAGATCTTGATGATCAACGAGAAGTATCTGAAGAAGAAGTAAAAGAAACGGCATCTCGATATGGGTTAGTAAATCGCCCGTGACAAAttttatatggaaaaaaaatctagtttagaaaaagaaatagttcTTAGTTCACTTTCAAAGTTatactaaataaaaaaatcgggTTAAGTTCGCAATATTCGTAACAACTTTAGCATTTACTTCTTACGTGCCTTTGTCTATTTTCCTGGAGATCAAACGATATATCAACTAGGCTGTCGAGCTGATCTACGTtagttgaaaacaaaatgggttAGACGGAGATCGCCCACACGGAGTCAGAATAAGTTTCTCCCATTTCATACATTAACTCCAGAAAAGCCCCGACACTTCGACCTTAGTATTCCGTAAAATAGGAAATAAGTCGAATTACGACATCAATTAACTAGTTAGCCTTTTTATTGTTAGTAAGTATATTTTACGTATTGATGTCGCCATATTATAACAAGTAGTTTCATCTCTGGTAATATTAAGCAAAGCCAAAACGAAATTGTTGTGTAACTTGCTGTTCAATTATATAGGTTGTCTTACCTGGAAACGTCTGCGGCAACTGGCCAAAATGTTAATGCTGCCGTAGAGCTTCTGTTAGACAAAGTTATGCTTAGAATGGATCAAGCTGTTGAAGATGCGTTTGGTACTAGTAAGAGAGGGCAAACCATACAATTGAAAGTAAGTGTCTTGTCTACTACAAAAGTAaattttaactaataacattTTAATTGAACAGAGCTATCCTGGTGATAGCCAAGGATGTGCGTGCTAAGTCAGTTTTCGTAATTCATGTTGAATCGGTGTTCCTTGTGCTACGTGTCGAGTTAAGTGATTGATTGGGTTAAACTTTTATCTTGAACTTGTGTAACCGTTGTCAGATTCGCATCTCAGTTTAATATTACacgtgggtttttttttcttcagttaCAATAAAATTTCTCGAAAAGATATTGATGGTGTTCATCTGTTCAAGGCGGAAATATCGTATATTTCATAATGGGCAGCTGTATACGTTGATGGATCTGTCATCAGAAACTGATGCGATGTGTTCCCCATCTCCATTGAAACAAACACTCCAtaccttaagaaaaaaaatgtaaagattTTGCAATTTTACTAACAAAAGTAACACATAGAAACCTGATCAGTATGGTCAGTAAATGTATGAAGGCATTGCTTCGCCTTCATATCCCAAATTTTTACTGTTCGATCGGAACTTCCGGAGACAAAGCGTGTATTATCAGGAGAAACTGAAACACTGAGTACCCATGACCCATGACCAGAAACTGTTCCAGCTAGTTGTGCGTGTTGCCTGAAAAAATATACAGcttagaaagtaaaaaaaaaataaaaagagccTAGATTTTTCACACATCCATTCTCACTAACACTTCGTACTTACACGTCATAAATCTTGATCTGTCCATCGTCTGAAGCTGTTAATAACAACTGAGAATTCTGGGAGAAGCACAAGGATCTCACTGGAAGTGCATGTCCTTTAAATAAGAAAGTTGCTAATTCATGATCGCGATCGATTCTACGTTCAGCAGAACTAAACATACCTTCCAGCGTGTGCACTAATTTCCCAGTAGCGATGTCAAACACATTTATTATGCCATCCATTGCTCCACTTGCAACAAACTTCATATCAGGACTCTGCATAGGTAGACAATTGGTAATTTAAGAAAAGGATTTTGTGTAACTGGAAGATTTTCACTTACACACGCTATACTTAAAGTAAATTTTCCACGTGTATCATATGACTGATGAAGTTTGCCAGTTTCTACATTAAACCAATTGATTTTGCCAGCATGACTACCAGAGATAATGTACTTTGAGTCAGGTGTGAACATTACACTCCAAACATCCACTGGACCAGCCTCTATagtttgccttttttctcCACTTTGCAGTTCCCAAATACGAACAAAGGAATCCAAGGAACTTGTGGCTATTACTGTGAGTGGGGAAAAATTGCATATTTAGTACAATATTATGGTTGTAATTCTACAAGAATGGACAGTAGACTGATGGTGGTAAAAACTAGATAGACCACCAATTTCAGTTAGAAATGTTAAAAACTAATATTAAGAATGTTCAAACTCACATTTCCCATCAAAGCTTGTGTCAACAGAAACTACCCCTAATGCATGGCCCTCCAGTCTATGCCGGAGTTCTAGCTGATCATTTCTCCAAGCCCAAACTTTTACAGCATCATCAATTCCACCTGTAACTACATAATCAGATTCTTCTGGACCTctaaagattttaaaaaactttgaaaaaaggaacaaaGATTTTATGATACtgatattttcaaaatgattcATATTTACACTTCGGCTTTATTGGTCCAGGAACAACTCCAAATTCCTTCGTCATGTGCAGCCTCTTTCTTATGCACCAAAGCATactaagtaataaaaaaaaactttgtttggAAATGAATTGCTATAACAGTGGTAAAACCTTCTAACCATTTCATTAGCGGTATCAATGTGACAACGATAGATGAAAATACGAAAACCCAACTCAAATTTCGAGATCACGCTCAATTCCACAATTGAGGCCGGGAAAGCTAAAATCAAAGTCATAGAGGGGATGGGTTCGTTCACTGCGTCGACTTTGGCCATAAGACTTGGTCGTCAAAATTCTCCTTAACGATGGTGATGGCACCTAGTGTGTTTTAAGTAAACTACATGTCAATCCTAGGCTAGGTTATATCAAGATATTTAAAAAGGAGTGAAAACATAAGATATTCTTTAAATGTTGCAACGGTTTTGTTTCATACATTTTCAATTCCAAGCTAAAGTTACGTTCATAAGCTAAATTCTAGCTATCTAAGCCTTTCTTTTAGCGTTTTTCCTTAACTACTGTGCTGTCCTCTGTTATATCagttaaaaactgaaaaaaaaatccttaaaAAACCCTCGAAAACTGACGACCAGTGTTCTatcgaataagaaaaaacttgattcgttttgtaaacaaatacaaataagTAGtacaaacgaatacgaataacgaataacgaataaaaatgatgttttattcgcaaatacgaataatattcgaataacgaataaattttcaattaaaatatcCAGAGTCATAGACGCCTGGTTGCTCCACCATGGCTATGTTCCCCAACTtagtctccgcgagacggtctcgaagggtcgagaccgtcacccgtacatcccagtgggactatcccggccctctgattggctctcttcaCCCTTACATCCTTCTAtgtctttctgctttccgctcccacattttcctgatgtacacagtgtggttttccgtggggctgccgctttgatttgtttgtttctttcgtgtatttttgttatttacatttattgtttgttctttattaagttttacaaatacaatatttttacttacattaattgtttttttcattttatataatagattgaattaattaccggtgtgttttcttaaattagtgtaaattgtcatcccatgggccttgggttggcggttccaaaacccgatcttgtaatgatcggggaaactataagtccaaaacttaaaaaacttATAGGAGTGGATATATCTGGATAAgatctgtccatttctgcaaaaatattgcttaaaaactacttattggaagagtaacccgatttgccatttttccggtaggtcggtgcggtttagcgaaTATCTTGTAATCCCCACCCCCGAataatacttaatatttaaataattttttgcgggaaaattATAAGAcgaaaattaataaattttacagaaatggatagctcttatcaagagctatccatttacAAACAAcgtcttgtccaaaatttgtttgtttatgaaaattatgttaattattttacagaaatggatagcgcttactaagagctatccatttctgaaaaatgtattaattttttccttatagttttcccgcaataaattattgaaatagagcaagtgattgacgcgtaccccctccctatttgtgaacgcactcttgcggatttcgccatgtttgttacgagtccgtttttcctctgagcaatccttatagggaaaaaaggggatcgcaaaaaaaaatttgtgaaaccttcccaatttaccaaagtatactagcaataattttgtgttaaaggtaaatgaactagctacattttaatattaaattaacggtatttaattctagaaaacagctaaattttaatgtttaacggtaTTGTTTACATTATGTGTAAGAAAAATGAGCTGCGTTGTAAAAGGGTGTCATCATACCCAGGGCCtaagacaatgaaaattgtaaacaataccgttaaacattaaaatttagctgttttctagaattaaatacccttaatttaatattaaaatgtagctagttcatttacctttaacacaaaattattgctaaTATCCAGTGTATTGGATTTGGAAAATTTGGtcggatttgacaaatccaaatcatttcaacaatttccaaatccaaatcaaatcattttgtaaaaaatctgaaaatttcaaatcaaatcaaatgaaaaaagagtcaaatccaaatcaattcggaattgatttgatttttgtcaaatccaaatcaaatccaaatcaaatcctcttcaaaataatgaaaccaatagaccagtttcggatgctgcgttgcaaaattaaaaaaaatccaggggggtttcgattgtagggggagataggaaaaaagggggttcttgatttatttaccctagtaatacttttccaattcaggaaatgttctagaatactacattttaagacattctgcgtttTCTCCagtctttttaaataattaatcatccctagtttatccattatccccatatccacatttgaatcacccatgtttacatattttcttgacactagaaacgcaaaaaatactaaacagcatccctagccttttacttgaattaattttcatggataaactagggatgattaattatttataaagactggagaagacgcagaatgtcttacagtgtagtattctagaacatttcctgaattggaaaagtattactacctagccttttaattgaattaattttcatggataaactagggttgattaattatttataaagactggagaagacgcagaatgtcttaaagtgtagttttctagaacatttcctgaattggaaaagtattactagggtaaataaatcaaaaacccccttttttcctatccccccctgcaatcgaaacccccctggatttttttaaattttgcaacgcagcatccgaaactggtctattaagaaaaaaacttgtttattcTGGGTTCTTCACTCAACTTGTCAGCTGTCACTGTACATAACTTATTGACTAAAAACTtaagaagaaaacataaaaaaactaaattaaaataactagATAAGCGACAGGTTGACAGCTATTAACTTATTaagtgatgatgatgattaaGTGAGGAAATGATTAAGAAAGGAAATggcagtttttttaaataaacaaaagcaTTTGAAAAAGGCTAGctttaattctattttttttttttgctgatttAATATCAACAACCGTGCTAAGGCCACGCTCAATATTACTTGATGACGCTGGAACGCCCATCACGTCTCTAGCAATGGCGTATAACATGGCGTATAAACAGGTCTTATACACTGATACCTTTATTAATTGTATTTGAATCTTTGATGTAATTGATAGATGTAGATTGCAAAGTTGGCACAATCACGAGGTCCTACAGTCACGTTAACTTAGTGGAATAGTGGTCTACTGAAAAGACCAaaccaaaaaggaaaatgccAAAATGGGAACATGTATAAAACCGAACAgaaagtaaaaatattaattaaacATTTATACCTGCAGAAAATTCACTCAGAGttacattaaaataaaaacacagaaTTCAAATACTAAACATGTGAAGGAATATGAGCTCAAATTAGGCCAGGAGTACGGGGAAACAACTGCCGAACGAAAAGCGTCAGCGAAGTCAGACCTCTGGTGGGCCATTGGTTAAGTTACTCttaatgatttggatttggatttgaaattgatttgatttttatgacattttgcgtcaaatccaaatcaaatcactGCCTTTTCCCACATTGGGAAATCGAATCCAAATCCTCAAATTTTtcggatttgatttggatttgagtgATTTGATGGCCCCAAATCCAACACACTGCTAGTATCCTTTGGTAAATTGGAAaggtttcacaaatttttttttgcgatccgcttttttccctataaggattcctcagaggaaaaatggactcgtaacaaacatggcgaaatccgcaagagtgcgttcacaaatagggagggggtacgcgtcaatcacttgctctatatgacgtatttttatgaGGGCGGTTCCTttgacccgctaaaccgcaccgacctacccgtaaaatggcgaagcggtttactttcctaattagtacacactaagcaaaatttttgcagaattggatagaccttatcaaggtttatccattcctataagtattaaaacttttggacatatagttttcccgattctcccaaaatcgggttttgaaccttttttctcccacccgcaccaacccaattgcccgtggatgacaattcacaatagttataatgaaaacacaccaatatttaatttattcctgtgctataaaatttaaaacgatataatgaagatacaaatagtttattaacaaaatagtaagttagaaacaataaacataaataatcataaataaataaacatgaaaaacaaacaaatgaaggcggcagcccgaccactccacacacgccacagccccacaggccacacaccacaagcagaaggggtggaggggctatagggtgaggagagggagagagccaatcagagggccgggatagtcccactgggatgtacgggtgacggtctcgaccctttgagaccgtctcgcggagaccaagttgatgttccctctcagaaaaggggtaccttCTCGTGGGAACACTATACGAAAAAACGAGGATTTTAGGGCGGAGCGTAAGAGTAATTTTCCGCCTGGTGCGAGCGCCACCTGGCTATAAATGAGCCTGTGCGTGGAGTGAACaccaacacacccgcaagaggcgccCTCGTCTGGTGGAAAACGTCTAGTGTTTCCCGCAaaagggtaccccttttcagagagggaaaatagccatagtggagcaaccaggggtctatggcTCTGGAatatcgaataaaaatggaatttaggcctttaaaaatcgaaaatatatgtattaaacagcaataaaaatgaaattttttgccgaaaaaaaaataaaaatacttattcgaaattgtattcgaaatgatacaatttggagttacaacaaataaaaataaagaatacgaataagtaacatttttattcgacgaataacgaataaatattcgaatttttgcattattctattcgaaattttattcgaaagttTTATTTGACAGAACACTGCTGATGACCAAGCCTTATGGCCAAAGTCGACGCAATGAACGAACCATtcctctatgactctggtaaAATCTATTGCCCCCCTTTAATTCTTGGGGCCTCTAGCGCCCAAGAATGCTATTGCCCCCCAGAATCCAGGGGGCACTAGTGTTTGCtgttaattttcttgttttttgttgttgctttttttttacattttctttcgttcagCTTCCTGATGCCTAAGtgtagtttttaaaataaaattttttcgaGAAGGTTGAGACAACAAGGCAGATTGCAAAGATAGGAAAGATTGGGTAAATTGAAAACATTGCATTGTCCTGtaacaaatcggtgttcacctttttgtgcaggatactgtacctgcCAATCTTTTGCGAGTCAACATTCCGTACTTTGCTAATTGAACTGCTGAAATGCTTCTCACAATCATGCaggtaaaaaaatgtttagctATTTAcctgtaaatgtttaaaattaaatgttaGCTTTCACAATGAACGTGCTATTTTGGCCGCTCAGTACACACGAAGCGTGCTGTCAggattgtttatttttgttttaatttacttaatttgtttctgtttttatttagGTATTTAAAATTGCGAAAACTAAGATTAACTATATACATAGGTTACGGCTGCGTTGAATTCTAGGGGGCAATAGCCAGAGTTTTCGCGATCGATTGAAATGATCGAGATCGATGATGGATCCATCACTTTTTTgcgatcgagatcgagatcattGATCTCAACCCGAAATTTGGATCGAGATTGAGATCAAAATGGTCGTGATCGATGATCTTTGCGATCGTGGCACCATCTATGAGTTGTTTACGAAGCTCCAACACAAAGTTCTTTTCCTCCACACGATTTGGTTTTTCAGACGACATTATGCATTATTCACGTGTTTCATGTGGCCTAATGTCGTTATCCTTGTGTGTGAATATTTCTTATTCTGGTATTTCTATCATAATTTATTGTTATGTTAATATGGGTAGAAGAAGACTCGGTCAACGAATACATCAGCTTACTCAAAGGAGTAGTACGAAAAGTGAGGTCAAATTTGCCGCTCACTATCGTCTGTGTGATGCAGCACACTGGAaatacaattttaaaaaatgatcgaAAAGATCGATTTCGCCGATCGattgatcaaataaaaaaactcgatCGATTTGGATTATTCGATCCCAAATTAGGGTaggatcgagatcgagatcatcTATCGCAATTTCGTTATCGAACGGCAGCTCTGGCAATAGCATTAGCAAACACTGGAGACTCCCAGAATTCTGAGGGGTAATAGCATTTTAGGTCGCTAGAGGCCCCCAGAATTCTAGTGGGTAATAGGTGTGACCATGGAAAAAAAGTCTATTGCCTCTCAAAATTGAGGGGCAATAGGAGCGACCAAAACAAGCAAGGATGTATACAGCAACTTGgtcaccgctacatcccagtgggactatcccggccctctgattggctctctccctctcctcaccctatagcccctccaccccttctgcttgtggtgttTGGCCTGTGGCGTGTGTGGTGTAGTCAGGCTGCcaccttcatttgtttgtttctcatgtgtatatattattatttatgtttacatttattgtGAGAAAAATTTAaggcaaaaattaataaattttgcagaaatggata
This genomic interval from Daphnia magna isolate NIES linkage group LG8, ASM2063170v1.1, whole genome shotgun sequence contains the following:
- the LOC116929742 gene encoding ras-related protein Rab-27A isoform X1; this encodes MAKKSLPASRLDYDYLLKFLALGNAGVGKTSFLYQYTDGIFHSKFTTTVGIDFREKRVVYRSKTVEGMQGKSQRIHLQLWDTAGQERFRSLTTAFFRDSMGFLLLFDLTNEQSFLSIRGWLEQLKVIILKNSYSLKKILSAKLISYQMTHAYTDNPDIVLCGNKADLDDQREVSEEEVKETASRYGLSYLETSAATGQNVNAAVELLLDKVMLRMDQAVEDAFGTSKRGQTIQLKSYPGDSQGCAC
- the LOC116929742 gene encoding ras-related protein Rab-27A isoform X2, which codes for MAKKSLPASRLDYDYLLKFLALGNAGVGKTSFLYQYTDGIFHSKFTTTVGIDFREKRVVYRSKTVEGMQGKSQRIHLQLWDTAGQERFRSLTTAFFRDSMGFLLLFDLTNEQSFLSIRGWLEQLKTHAYTDNPDIVLCGNKADLDDQREVSEEEVKETASRYGLSYLETSAATGQNVNAAVELLLDKVMLRMDQAVEDAFGTSKRGQTIQLKSYPGDSQGCAC
- the LOC116929725 gene encoding WD repeat-containing protein 61 isoform X2 translates to MKCMLWCIRKRLHMTKEFGVVPGPIKPKFTGGIDDAVKVWAWRNDQLELRHRLEGHALGVVSVDTSFDGKLIATSSLDSFVRIWELQSGEKRQTIEAGPVDVWSVMFTPDSKYIISGSHAGKINWFNVETGKLHQSYDTRGKFTLSIACSPDMKFVASGAMDGIINVFDIATGKLVHTLEGHALPVRSLCFSQNSQLLLTASDDGQIKIYDVQHAQLAGTVSGHGSWVLSVSVSPDNTRFVSGSSDRTVKIWDMKAKQCLHTFTDHTDQVWSVCFNGDGEHIASVSDDRSINVYSCPL
- the LOC116929725 gene encoding WD repeat-containing protein 61 isoform X1; amino-acid sequence: MAKVDAVNEPIPSMTLILAFPASIVELSVISKFELGFRIFIYRCHIDTANEMYALVHKKEAAHDEGIWSCSWTNKAEVGPEESDYVVTGGIDDAVKVWAWRNDQLELRHRLEGHALGVVSVDTSFDGKLIATSSLDSFVRIWELQSGEKRQTIEAGPVDVWSVMFTPDSKYIISGSHAGKINWFNVETGKLHQSYDTRGKFTLSIACSPDMKFVASGAMDGIINVFDIATGKLVHTLEGHALPVRSLCFSQNSQLLLTASDDGQIKIYDVQHAQLAGTVSGHGSWVLSVSVSPDNTRFVSGSSDRTVKIWDMKAKQCLHTFTDHTDQVWSVCFNGDGEHIASVSDDRSINVYSCPL